TCTGCATCAGATCAATCTCGGGTTGTTGGGCATTGAAAATCTCTGCGGCGAGCGCTCGAATCTCTGGATTTTCGGTTCTGTCCGAGACCATGGCGGCCATCTCCAGGGCCTGCTCGTGGTGCGGGATCATCATCTGAGCAAACATGACCTCATTCGCACTGACGGATGTGCTTTGGGAAATGGTTGGGTTCGGGTTAAAAACCGAGCAGGCACTCAAAATCAGTGCTAGCGGTAGCAAAATCAGAGTCTTCAAAGCACGCATGTCGGAAATCCTAAGTCATCTAAACTCGCCTCGAGAGGGGCGGTAATGGATTCTCAGCTAATTGGTATTTTGCTCCTTGTTGAGTTGGTGCTACTAATTTCCAGCGCCGCCCCGTTATCGCTAAGCGGTCGCTTCCAAGCAGCTCCAAACCTGGGCATACTGACCTGGTTTTTCTTGTTTTTCATCGCTATTGCCGCAACGGTGTCGGCGGTGGTTATCGCAGTTGGCTTTATTTTCCAAAGCTATTTCGAGCTCCAAAGTGGTGGGGGTTTACTGGAAACCCTGGCCGTTAGCTTTGCTCCTTGGTTGCTGCTTGGGTTTGGCGGGGTATTGCTGGCAATCACAAACCTGCGCTTAGCGCCCTATTTTGAGGCAAAGGCACAGGATTTGGATCTTGATTTGCTGGCCACCAATCACTCGGAGAGATTCGAAGGCGCTTTGGTGAGGGAGCTGTCGCTACCCGGCTACTTCGCTTTGGCACAAACTAATCAGATTTTCCTCTCAACCGCAGCGCTGAGGCTGCCGATTGAGCAAAAGCAGGCTGTTTTGTGGCACGAGCTAGGGCACCTGAGACTTGGTCATTCAAGGCTGAGGGCTATCAGTGCCTTTGCGCTGACTCTTGCACCTTGGTTCTTGGTTTCTCGAGTTTTTGACTATGAACTGCAACGACTTTGTGAACTAGCTGCCGACAACTACGCCCTGAGAAAAGTGGATGCTCAAGCGCTGAGAAAAGCTCGCAGGCTATTTCTCTAGTGGGGCGTTACCCACATCCGTGATGTGGAAATTCAGGTAGCTGCGGGATGCGGTAGGTCCGCGTTGACCTTGATACCTGGATCCATACTTTGCAGATCCGTATGGGTTTTCGCTTGCCGAGGAGAGCTGGAAGAAGCAAAGCTGACCAATCTTCATGCCAGGCCAAAGCTTGATGGGCAAGGTGGCGGTGTTGGAAAGCTCCAGCGTTACGTGACCGCGGAAACCAGGGTCAACAAAACCTGCGGTGGAGTGAGTTAGCAGGCCCAGTCTTCCAAGGGATGACTTGCCCTCTAGGCGAGCAGCGATGTCGTCTGGCAGCGAGACAAACTCATAGGTCGAACCCAGTACAAATTCACCCGGGTGGAG
The genomic region above belongs to Aquiluna sp. KACHI24 and contains:
- the dcd gene encoding dCTP deaminase, yielding MLLSDRDIRAQIESGRIGLDPLNIELIQPSSMDVRLDRFFRLFDNHKYPFIDPREQQDDLTRFVEVASDEPFILHPGEFVLGSTYEFVSLPDDIAARLEGKSSLGRLGLLTHSTAGFVDPGFRGHVTLELSNTATLPIKLWPGMKIGQLCFFQLSSASENPYGSAKYGSRYQGQRGPTASRSYLNFHITDVGNAPLEK